The following are encoded in a window of Spea bombifrons isolate aSpeBom1 chromosome 2, aSpeBom1.2.pri, whole genome shotgun sequence genomic DNA:
- the LOC128475035 gene encoding endoplasmic reticulum membrane adapter protein XK-like: protein MKFPRSILISLFLYVAETILGLYLSSTYSTAVHRIWLYLTLLFCLLPCLLVQICFVCFHMEFFDDRSLEHLFHLLQLGPLFRCVQVLRLYFIDGKSEDPYDTLIKRKQLSEDGGWVEVEQEVGRVDMLLSKHSSAFRWASFIQAFFGSAPQLILQLYISISQQHISLCRCMLMSISLLSVTYGALQCNILAIRINYEDYDFTFRPAAYLCLLIWRFLEISCRVVVLGLFSSVFKTWTLCVVALNLLAFMLYSWISFWKNKSSGNKNGLSKCRTATERAVLNILYSVTSIFCWCPIQVELSEPDLITKSNNWCRITMYYMLRHIENAVLIFLWYIYQTDVYSLIGSTFLVALLLVGYTTSMLFMLIFYQFLHPCRTLFTSSFVGGLMSGLKSLCCMCKPSRAPTNEHGSEVCEP, encoded by the exons ATGAAATTCCCTCGCTCAATTTTGATTTCTCTGTTTCTATATGTAGCAGAGACAATCTTAGGCCTGTACTTGAGCAGCACATACAGCACTGCAGTGCACAGAATTTGGTTGTACTTGACCCTCCTATTCTGTCTTCTGCCCTGCCTTCTGGTACAGATCTGTTTTGTCTGCTTCCACATGGAATTCTTTGATGACAGATCCCTGGAACATCTGTTTCATCTCCTGCAGCTGGGACCTCTGTTCAG GTGTGTGCAAGTTCTCCGCCTTTACTTCATTGATGGAAAATCAGAGGATCCATACGACACCCTCATTAAGAGGAAGCAGCTGTCTGAAGATGGCGGTTGGGTTGAGGTGGAACAGGAGGTTGGTCGCGTTGATATGCTGCTGTCCAAACACAGTTCTGCTTTCCGCTGGGCCTCCTTCATCCAAGCTTTCTTTGGGTCAGCACCTCAACTGATACTACAGCTGTATATTTCCATCTCACAACAGCATATAAGCCTATGCAGAT GCATGCTTATGAGTATCTCTCTGCTGTCCGTTACGTATGGAGCGTTACAGTGCAACATCCTGGCCATTCGAATTAATTACGAGGACTATGATTTCACCTTTCGACCAGCTGCCTACCTCTGCTTATTGATTTGGAGATTCCTTGAGATTTCCTGCAGAGTCGTCGTGCTTGGCCTCTTCAGCTCAGTTTTCAAAACATGGACCCTGTGTGTGGTGGCCTTAAATCTGTTGGCTTTTATGCTCTACTCATGGATCAGTTTTTGGAAGAATAAGTCATCGGGAAACAAGAATGGTTTGAGCAAGTGTAGGACTGCTACTGAGCGTGCTGTACTGAACATCCTGTACTCTGTGACGAGCATTTTCTGCTGGTGTCCGATTCAGGTCGAGCTCAGTGAGCCCGACCTGATTACCAAATCAAACAATTGGTGTCGCATCACCATGTATTATATGCTCAGACATATTGAAAACGCCGTCCTGATTTTCCTATGGTACATCTATCAAACAGATGTTTACTCGCTCATAGGTAGCACTTTTTTGGTCGCACTGCTCCTGGTGGGTTATACCACATCGATGCTCTTCATGCTGATTTTTTATCAGTTCTTGCACCCCTGCAGGACACTTTTCACTTCTAGTTTTGTAGGTGGCTTGATGTCAGGCTTAAAGAGTCTTTGTTGTATGTGCAAACCTTCAAGAGCCCCAACAAATGAACATGGCTCCGAGGTCTGTGAGCCTTAG
- the LOC128473759 gene encoding endoplasmic reticulum membrane adapter protein XK-like, with the protein MKFPRSILISLFLYVAETILGLYLSSTYSTAVHRIWLYLTLLFCLLPCLLVQICFVCFHMEFFDDRSLEHLFHLLQLGPLFRCVQVLRLYFINGKSEDPYDTLIKRKQLSEDGGWVEVEQEVGRVDMLLSKHSSAFRWASFIQAFFGSAPQLILQLYISISQQHISLCRCMLMSISLLSVTYGALQCNILAIRINYEDYDFTFRPAAYLCLLLWRFLEISCRVVVLGLFSSVFKTWTLCVVALNLLAFMLYSWISFWKNKSSGNKNGLSKCRTATERAVLNILYSVTSIFCWCPIQVELSEPDLITKSNNWCRITMYYMLRHIENAVLIFLWYIYQTDVYSLIGSTFLVALLLVGYTISMLFMLIFYQFLHPCRTLFTSSFVGGLMSGLKSLCCMCKPSRAPTNEHGSEVCEP; encoded by the exons ATGAAATTCCCTCGCTCAATTTTGATTTCTCTGTTTCTATATGTAGCAGAGACAATCTTAGGCCTGTACTTGAGCAGCACATACAGCACTGCAGTGCACAGAATTTGGTTGTACTTGACCCTCCTATTCTGTCTTCTGCCCTGCCTTCTGGTACAGATCTGTTTTGTCTGCTTCCACATGGAATTCTTTGATGACAGATCCCTGGAACATCTGTTTCATCTCCTGCAGCTGGGACCTCTGTTCAG GTGTGTGCAAGTTCTCCGCCTTTACTTCATTAATGGAAAATCAGAGGATCCATACGACACCCTCATTAAGAGGAAGCAGCTGTCTGAAGATGGCGGTTGGGTTGAGGTGGAACAGGAGGTTGGTCGCGTTGATATGCTGCTGTCCAAACACAGTTCTGCTTTCCGCTGGGCCTCCTTCATCCAAGCTTTCTTTGGGTCAGCACCTCAACTGATACTACAGCTGTATATTTCCATCTCACAACAGCATATAAGCCTATGCAGAT GCATGCTTATGAGTATCTCTCTGCTGTCCGTTACGTATGGAGCGTTACAGTGCAACATCCTGGCCATTCGAATTAATTACGAGGACTATGATTTCACCTTTCGACCAGCTGCCTACCTTTGCTTATTGCTTTGGAGATTCCTTGAGATTTCCTGCAGAGTCGTCGTGCTTGGCCTCTTCAGCTCCGTTTTCAAAACATGGACCCTGTGTGTGGTGGCCTTAAATCTGTTGGCTTTTATGCTCTACTCATGGATCAGTTTTTGGAAGAATAAGTCATCGGGAAACAAGAATGGTTTGAGCAAGTGTAGGACTGCTACTGAGCGTGCTGTACTGAACATCCTGTACTCTGTGACGAGCATTTTCTGCTGGTGTCCGATTCAGGTCGAGCTCAGTGAGCCCGACCTGATTACCAAATCAAACAATTGGTGTCGCATCACCATGTATTATATGCTCAGACATATTGAAAACGCCGTCCTGATTTTCCTATGGTACATCTATCAAACAGATGTTTACTCGCTCATAGGTAGCACTTTTTTGGTCGCACTGCTCCTGGTGGGTTATACCATATCGATGCTCTTCATGCTGATTTTTTATCAGTTCTTGCACCCCTGCAGGACACTTTTCACATCCAGTTTTGTAGGTGGCTTGATGTCAGGCTTAAAGAGTCTTTGTTGTATGTGCAAACCTTCAAGAGCCCCAACAAACGAACATGGCTCCGAGGTCTGTGAGCCTTAG